TCACATAAAACAGCAATGATGGATTGGAAGAAACTTCTAACACCACAAAGACTTGGCAAGCCTGAACCAGAAAATCTCCAGTCTGATCGTACTCCCTTTCAAAGAGACTATGATCGCCTAGTGTTTTCCTCACCTTTTCGTCGTCTCAAAGATAAAACTCAGGTTTTTTCTTTGTCTACAAATGATTACATTCGTACTCGTCTCATTCATAGCCTTGAAGTCTCTTGCGTCGGTCGCTCCCTTGGTAGGATTGTGGGTGATGAAATTGTAAACACACACAACCTTAAGGACTATGGGTTCAGTGCTTCAGACTTTGGTGATATTGTCTCTGCTGCTTGTCTAGCTCATGATATTGGGAATCCTCCCTTTGGTCATTCTGGAGAGGATGCTATTCGTACAGGATTTGAATCATGGTACAACACTGTTAACCATGTAGGAAAAGAACTTCTCAGCAAGTCTCAAAAAGCTGACTTTGAATCATTTGAGGGTAATGCACAAGGCTTTCGTATTCTAACCAAGCCTGAAATGCCCCACAAAAAAGGCGGAATGCAATTAACCTGCCCAACTTTAGCTGCTTTCACAAAGTATCCTAGAGAATCACTAATATCAGAATCTATCTTAAACTGTCGCCCAGATAGGAGTATTAAAAAGTATGGTTTCTTTCAGGCAGAAAAAGATTTATTTGCTGAAGTAGCAGAAACGGTTGGGCTAATTCGTCGTCATGATAATGTAGCGTGGTGGTCTCGACACCCACTTGCTTTTTTGGTTGAAGCAGCAGATGATATTTGTTACTCAATTGTTGATGTAGAAGATGGTCATCGTATGGGTTACATACTATTTGAAAAAGCCGAGTATTTGCTTAATAAGATTGCAGGTATTGATATTAAAAAGCATGATGAAAGCAAGTTAGAAAAAGTTAAGCAACTTCGTGCCCAAGCTATTCATAATCTCATAGTAGAGGCTACTGAAATTTTCATTGAACACGAACAAGAAATACTTTCTGGAAAGTTTGACGAAGACCTGTTATCTCTAAGTAGGTATAAAAATCACCTAGAAGTAATTAAGGAAGAAACCAAATCATCTGTTTTCCAGGATCGTGATGTTGTTAGTATCCAGATTGCTGGGTATGAAGTTTTAGGTAAATTATTTTCTGAGTTCGTTAACGCTATCCTGCATGACAGCAATAAAGCAAAGTTAATCTGTAATATGCTCCCTAAAGAATATCGCCCGAATTCAGACGAAGATACTTATAACAAAATTCTTAAAATTACAGACTATATATCTGGCATGACCGATTCTTACGCTACCAGTTTATTCCAACAATTTAGTGGGATTTCCTTGGGATAAAGTGACAGCGATCGCCTACCCCCACCATTCCCCAATAACTTCGATAAAATCACTATGGTGCTAGTTAACCTTATCCAAGTCTAATGAAAAGCGATCGCTCTCATCACCATAATTTTAAGTTTTATATAGTTATGTTAACTAAATTCTCGAATTATAGTTGCCATCGGCAGAAATAGTGAAAGTTCATTGTCTTGAAAAGGAATAAACTCATATTTGAGATAAAAATCCTTTGCTTGAAAATCAATAGCATCAACTCTCACAGCATATATGCCAATTTCCTGAGAAGCACGAACAGCACGGTAGAAAGCATCAGCTAACAATTCGCCTCCTAAACCTTGTCCTTTTACTGAATTATCTACAGCTAATCTGCCAATCAGCATTGCTGGAATTGGATAAGCAGGCATTCCTTTTTGATCAGATTCGGGTAAGGACTGATACTCAATAACGCTGGCACTAACAGTATAATATCCATTAATTTTTAAGCTTCCTGATGCAGGAATTGCCACAAATGTTTTGGCAATTCCTTTATTGTGATTTTGCCGTGCATATTTTTTCAGGTAATCATTTAAAACTGCATAACCGCAATCAA
Above is a window of Nostoc sp. UHCC 0702 DNA encoding:
- a CDS encoding deoxyguanosinetriphosphate triphosphohydrolase, coding for MMDWKKLLTPQRLGKPEPENLQSDRTPFQRDYDRLVFSSPFRRLKDKTQVFSLSTNDYIRTRLIHSLEVSCVGRSLGRIVGDEIVNTHNLKDYGFSASDFGDIVSAACLAHDIGNPPFGHSGEDAIRTGFESWYNTVNHVGKELLSKSQKADFESFEGNAQGFRILTKPEMPHKKGGMQLTCPTLAAFTKYPRESLISESILNCRPDRSIKKYGFFQAEKDLFAEVAETVGLIRRHDNVAWWSRHPLAFLVEAADDICYSIVDVEDGHRMGYILFEKAEYLLNKIAGIDIKKHDESKLEKVKQLRAQAIHNLIVEATEIFIEHEQEILSGKFDEDLLSLSRYKNHLEVIKEETKSSVFQDRDVVSIQIAGYEVLGKLFSEFVNAILHDSNKAKLICNMLPKEYRPNSDEDTYNKILKITDYISGMTDSYATSLFQQFSGISLG
- a CDS encoding GNAT family N-acetyltransferase, which translates into the protein MASDSEARWNFVPIDKKHQRDYFDCGYAVLNDYLKKYARQNHNKGIAKTFVAIPASGSLKINGYYTVSASVIEYQSLPESDQKGMPAYPIPAMLIGRLAVDNSVKGQGLGGELLADAFYRAVRASQEIGIYAVRVDAIDFQAKDFYLKYEFIPFQDNELSLFLPMATIIREFS